One Brassica napus cultivar Da-Ae chromosome A5, Da-Ae, whole genome shotgun sequence DNA window includes the following coding sequences:
- the LOC111215536 gene encoding uncharacterized protein LOC111215536, translating to MSAADGIFRCIFEGCISGLDSAIERRPYHKNCDCALHDGAKKSQNQRRKPCRRHGSSESISFPIRRSWSEGNIMAMNFPAASSSSSSNLQSLSSSSSLATLADLPAETAAVVDQRRPRQLGWTIDEGEDV from the coding sequence ATGTCCGCCGCCGACGGAATATTCCGCTGCATCTTCGAAGGCTGCATCTCCGGCCTCGACTCCGCCATCGAGCGGCGTCCCTACCACAAAAACTGCGACTGCGCGCTTCACGACGGCGCCAAGAAGAGTCAGAACCAGCGGCGGAAGCCGTGCCGACGCCACGGGAGCTCGGAGAGCATCTCGTTCCCGATCCGGAGGTCGTGGAGCGAGGGCAACATCATGGCTATGAACTTCCCGGCggcttcttcgtcgtcttctTCGAATCTGCAGTCgctttcttcgtcttcttctctcGCGACGCTGGCCGATTTGCCGGCGGAGACGGCTGCGGTGGTGGATCAGAGGAGACCTCGTCAGCTGGGATGGACGATTGATGAAGGTGAAGATGTTTGA